The Cucurbita pepo subsp. pepo cultivar mu-cu-16 unplaced genomic scaffold, ASM280686v2 Cp4.1_scaffold001840, whole genome shotgun sequence DNA segment AAATTGTTTGCAATGAGTACAACATTTGCTCGTGCATATATCGTTTTTGTTTAACTCGTACCGGGTTTACTTTTCTTATGTTGAAATAGTGTTAACTAATTATCAGAAAAATGCACACCTTTTATTCTTTCAACTGTTTTATCTCTTCAGCATTGCCCCATATTTTAATGCTCATTGTTTGAAGGTTCATGAAGAGGATGGAAGAATTGCAGATCTTCAGGAGACCTCTGAAGCGGGCTGTTCCTCGAATGTTGTTAATGAAGCTTCCACATCTAATCCTGGGGCTGAGATTACCGTGAAACCGACTGAGGGTGTAATCTCATCGTACGTGGACAATGAACCTTTCAGGATCACAGCCACAGTACCTGCAAATGATTCAGGTAACTAGTTTGACATTTCAAACCAAACTTATGGATTTTCGCCGTTCTATAACTACCATTTTATCGGTTACTTTAATCGTAATTTCATGAGGTTATATTCGTAAAGGCCTTAAACTTGTAACCTTGTTTTAGATACATTCTCTTCTAGGCCGAACTAACACCCAACCAGCTAAACATTTAGATTATTACAAATGTGCAAAATAAACGGATTTAGGAGGTCAAGAAAGTCTATGCTCTAATGGATAACAGTAGCAGCTTTTTAAAGGCAATAATTGATTTCAATTGGTTACTTGGGAAAGAAACTATGAGTTGATCTTGTGTGTGATTTCACTGCCATTGTTGATTTATCATGGTGAAGGACCCTGAAGAATATTATTATGTGTGATGAATCTGCAGATGAAAGATACTGGAAGGAGGAGGATATAGGTTCTGGTGTTGCTGATAACCATTTTATAAGGAGTTCTATGAACCAGTCTTTACTGGCGGCACATACCCCGAAAATAAGGAGGCGAAAACCTTATCACGGGTGGATCTCCTCCAGTGGCGACGACAGGGAAGACTTGGTGCACTTGACACCAGCTCAATTGCCTGAGGAGTTTGCCAGGTTACTCATTCCTCatgctcaaagaaaaagaaagaatcgtTG contains these protein-coding regions:
- the LOC111786513 gene encoding uncharacterized protein LOC111786513; translation: MAPRERIKKRGNLRIDAALDAMNPFGFHPKLVRDTVKELLSVYGGDEGWVFIEEGSYTLLIDTLLEKRKDGAIEKVHEEDGRIADLQETSEAGCSSNVVNEASTSNPGAEITVKPTEGVISSYVDNEPFRITATVPANDSDERYWKEEDIGSGVADNHFIRSSMNQSLLAAHTPKIRRRKPYHGWISSSGDDREDLVHLTPAQLPEEFARKQSHLLAV